In Candidatus Zixiibacteriota bacterium, the genomic stretch GGCATTCCCGGGGATAAAATCTCCGACTACTCCAACGCGTTCGCGTTCTCATTCGCGCGGCGTTTCACGCCGCGCCACTCGCCGCTCGCGTGGTCGGTCGGGCTAAACCTGCGTTACCTTCAGCATAATATCGCCAATATCAACGCCTATACTGTCGGATTCGATGTGGGCACGCAGTTGCGCTACCGGTTGCGTCCGGCGACCCGGGCCGTGACCATCCCTCCCGAGGTCCGAGTCGGCCTGTCCCTGCAACGCCTCAATGAGAAGTACCCTTGGACCACGTCCGAGTATTGGACCCAACAGGGGGAAGACACGGGCTCGGATTTTGAGGAGAAGTTCCCGCTTCTGGTCCGCTCCGGGGTGGCGCTGGTCTTTTGGCAGGGGCGCGCGTTGCTGGCGTTCGACACCGACGTGGACGAGAAGCAGGGGACACGCTGGCATGGCGGCGGCGAGGTCACCGTGCAGTCTCTCTTTGCGGTGCGCGCGGGGATGGATGATGGCGATCTGACTCTGGGCGCGGGATTCCAGCCCCGGTTGCGTCCCGGCGTGCGACTGGCAATCGACTATGCGTTCGCCGTTCAACCCGACGACATCGATGCCGAGCATTTGTTCTCGTTGGGTGTCCGCTTTTGATTCCGGTCGTGCCGTGTCAGGGTGCGGTTGTGGCTGCCTGCGCCGATAGCTATTCTATGCGTCCGTCAATCCCAGTCGCGCCCGGGGCCGACGTGTTGCGAAGAGCCGCATGGTTGATCGGAGTGCTTCTGGTACTCTGCGCCGGGACCGCCACCGCCGTCGACGACACTCAGCCCGGTTTCGCGTTTCTGACCATCGGCGGCGGCGCCCGCGCCGTGGGTCTGGCGGAGACAATGGTCGGGGACGATCAGGATGCCTTTGTCACGGAATACAATCCGGCCGCCCTCGTGGACGTCTCGCGTGTCGCGGTTTCGTTCGCGCACAATGTCTTCTATCTGGACACGCGTGGCGAGTACGTGGCGGCCGTTGTGCCGCTGCACGCGTGGTCGATCGGGGCCCGTGTCGGCTACGTCGGGACGAGCGACATTCCCATGCGCACCGGGCCCTCTGATGAGCCGCTCGCT encodes the following:
- a CDS encoding PorV/PorQ family protein codes for the protein MITSPSGRGRSAAGGSGEGVLRTLVLMGLPGFCRRHCVAALVLALATVWPPVSSRAADTGGQPTAMLAWGVGARPVAMGGAFTAIAEGPTGFWWNPAGVAQMRENGFEAAMRRMSFDRQAGYLSFVHPFGKEEAAMGLSWIYAGVGDLYTFDQDGIPGDKISDYSNAFAFSFARRFTPRHSPLAWSVGLNLRYLQHNIANINAYTVGFDVGTQLRYRLRPATRAVTIPPEVRVGLSLQRLNEKYPWTTSEYWTQQGEDTGSDFEEKFPLLVRSGVALVFWQGRALLAFDTDVDEKQGTRWHGGGEVTVQSLFAVRAGMDDGDLTLGAGFQPRLRPGVRLAIDYAFAVQPDDIDAEHLFSLGVRF